One window of the Triticum dicoccoides isolate Atlit2015 ecotype Zavitan chromosome 3B, WEW_v2.0, whole genome shotgun sequence genome contains the following:
- the LOC119280963 gene encoding uncharacterized protein LOC119280963 → MGLLCSHILKVLDFIRVIEMPKKHIVKRWTRDAGDILPRHLMQYQRDNAQENPFSFRHFNMYMQAMELLRMGDSSVAAYENLISLFKHCAAEMKPFTDIRDGLGLEDRLADNIKYPNRVQSEVDIRPRGGTQITVGDGDNNSANESATLPTKLLPPIKRKQVGRPTTIGRKHHMRD, encoded by the exons ATGGGTCTGCTGTGCAGCCATATCCTAAAG GTACTTGACTTCATTCGTGTCATCGAAATGCCAAAGAAGCACATAGTTAAAAGGTGGACCAGAGATGCAGGAGATATCCTGCCGAGACACCTGATGCAATACCAGAGGGACAATGCTCAAGAAAACCCATTTAGTTTCCGGCATTTCAATATGTACATGCAAGCTATGGAGCTTCTGCGGATGGGAGACTCAAGTGTGGCAGCTTATGAAAACCTGATTTCATTGTTCAAGCACTGTGCTGCAGAGATGAAGCCATTCACAGACATCCGAGATGGTCTGGGTCTCGAAGACAGGCTAGCGGACAATATAAAATATCCGAATAGGGTACAATCTGAAGTTGATATACGTCCAAGGGGAGGAACTCAGATTACAGTGGGTGATGGTGACAACAACTCAGCTAACGAATCTGCAACTCTGCCAACAAAGTTATTACCACCGATTAAAAGAAAGCAAGTGGGCAGACCAACAACAATAGGGAGAAAGCACCATATGAGGGATTAA